Proteins from a genomic interval of Zingiber officinale cultivar Zhangliang chromosome 1B, Zo_v1.1, whole genome shotgun sequence:
- the LOC121986193 gene encoding transport inhibitor response 1-like protein codes for MTEGGDGEEKDEEKQKLSPTRSGGGGGGGGGSSGSASSLSKMGRVRGGEERADQPPPFSDQVLENVIENVLEFLEYRRDRNAASLVCRSWYRAEAQTRREVFIGNCYAVSPARAITRFRAARALVLKGRPRFADFNLVPPGWGARFSPWVAAMAPAYPWLERVCLKRMTVSDADLALLARSFPSFRDLTLICCDGFGTPGLATIAELCRNLRVLDLIENDVEDEDEQVADWISKFPEATACLESLSFECVNCPVNFAALEALVVRSRSLRRLRVNQHVSIHQLRRLMERAPQLTQLGTGSFHSVPGAAGAPDLDVADLESTYAASKSLVCLSGFRMLEHEYLPAIFPVCANLVSLNLSYAMITAEQLRPVIFQCHNLHTFWVLDTIGDDGLQAVAKSCKNLSELRVFPFDASEDSEGSVSDSGLVAISEGCPKLRSILYFCQRMTNVAVMAMSKNCPDLVVFRLCIMGRCRPDQITGEPMDEGFGAIVMNCKKLTRLAVSGLLTDRVFEYIANHGKSVRTLSVAFAGNTDLSLKYILEGCPNLQKLEIRDSPFGDAGLLSGIHHFYNMRFVWMSACKLSSAGCKEVARSLPHLVVEVIREWSQDLDTDAIEKLYLYRSLDGPREDAPPFVKIL; via the exons ATGACCGAGGGCGGGGATggcgaggagaaggatgaagagaaGCAGAAGCTGTCGCCTACTCGCagcggtggcggcggcggcggcggcggcggaagcTCTGGTTCAGCTTCTTCGTTGTCGAAGATGGGGAGAGTGCGAGGCGGCGAGGAGCGGGCAGACCAGCCTCCGCCCTTCTCCGACCAGGTACTGGAGAATGTGATCGAGAACGTGCTGGAGTTCCTGGAGTACCGGCGCGACCGGAACGCGGCGTCTCTGGTGTGTAGGTCGTGGTACCGGGCGGAGGCGCAGACCCGGCGCGAGGTCTTCATTGGCAACTGCTACGCGGTGTCGCCGGCCCGGGCTATAACGCGGTTCCGCGCAGCCCGGGCTCTCGTCCTCAAGGGCCGCCCCCGCTTCGCCGACTTCAACCTCGTTCCCCCGGGGTGGGGTGCCCGCTTCTCGCCCTGGGTCGCTGCCATGGCTCCCGCTTACCCATGGCTTGAGCGGGTCTGCCTCAAGCGCATGACCGTCTCTGACGCTGATCTCGCTCTCCTCGCCCGCTCCTTCCCTTCCTTCCGCGATCTCACCCTCATCTGCTGCGACGGATTCGGCACCCCCGGCCTGGCCACCATCGCCGAGCTTTGCAG GAATCTGAGAGTGTTAGATCTGATCGAGAACGATGTGGAGGACGAGGACGAGCAGGTGGCGGATTGGATTTCGAAGTTCCCCGAGGCAACCGCCTGCCTCGAGTCACTCTCATTCGAATGCGTGAATTGCCCGGTCAACTTCGCCGCCTTGGAGGCGCTCGTCGTCCGCTCGCGCTCCCTCCGCCGCCTCCGGGTCAATCAGCACGTCTCCATCCACCAACTCCGCCGTCTGATGGAGCGCGCGCCACAGCTAACACAGCTCGGCACTGGCTCCTTCCACTCGGTTCCCGGGGCCGCCGGCGCACCAGACCTCGACGTCGCGGATCTCGAGTCCACTTACGCTGCCTCCAAGTCCCTCGTTTGCCTCTCGGGATTCCGTATGCTAGAGCATGAGTACCTTCCAGCCATCTTCCCTGTTTGCGCAAACCTTGTATCCCTCAACTTGAGCTATGCCATGATTACTGCAGAGCAGCTCAGGCCAGTCATTTTCCAATGCCACAATCTCCACACCTTCTGG GTTCTCGACACCATTGGTGACGACGGTCTCCAAGCAGTGGCCAAGAGCTGTAAGAATCTCTCCGAGCTAAGGGTGTTCCCTTTCGATGCCTCTGAGGACTCTGAGGGCTCTGTGTCCGACTCTGGCCTTGTGGCAATCTCTGAGGGCTGTCCTAAGCTTCGCTCAATTCTGTACTTCTGTCAACGCATGACGAATGTGGCTGTCATGGCCATGTCCAAGAATTGCCCCGATCTGGTTGTTTTTCGCCTTTGCATCATGGGGCGCTGCCGTCCTGACCAGATCACTGGAGAACCCATGGATGAAGGTTTTGGGGCTATTGTCATGAATTGCAAGAAGCTAACTAGGCTTGCTGTTTCTGGCCTCCTCACTGATAGGGTATTTGAGTACATTGCAAATCATGGGAAGTCAGTCCGCACCCTCTCCGTGGCATTTGCTGGGAACACCGACTTGAGTTTGAAATATATTCTCGAAGGATGTCCAAATTTGCAGAAGCTTGAGATCAGGGACAGCCCTTTTGGTGATGCAGGTCTCCTCTCAGGGATCCACCATTTTTACAACATGAGATTTGTGTGGATGTCTGCGTGCAAGCTATCTTCGGCAGGCTGCAAGGAAGTGGCTCGGAGCCTTCCTCACTTGGTGGTTGAAGTAATCAGGGAATGGTCGCAGGACCTTGATACTGATGCAATCGAGAAGTTGTACTTATATCGTTCCTTGGATGGACCAAGGGAAGATGCACCACCTTTTGTTAAGATCTTGTGA